In Candidatus Effluviviaceae Genus V sp., the genomic window CCATTGCGAGGTTGAAGTTGTTGCTGCCGAGGACGTTGCCGAGCGCAAGGTCGGGCGCACCCCTGAGGACCGCCGAGACCGTGACGGCGAACTCGGGAAGCGATGTGATGAGCGCGAGCACGAAGAGACCGATGGTCGTCGCGCCGATGCCCAGGCTGACAGCCACCGACTGTGCGAGGACCGGCAGTCGGCTCCCGCTCCAGAGGATGACGGCCGCCCCGGCGATGAAGAGCGCAATGTGTAGTTCCAGCACGATGCCTCGGATCGCTGTGGCCGGGGGTGACCAGTGCAGTATAGGGAGCCCGGCGAGCGGGTGTCAACGTCGTGGACACGAAACGCGAACGGGCCCCGACCGGCGGTGCGGTCGGGACCCGTTGCGTGACAGGGCGAGCGCTTCGCCCGGCATGCCGGGCGGCGCACGCGAACCGGATGCGCCCGTGCGGGGCCTCAGCGGAAGAGCGCCTTGATCTCACCCCAGCCGCACGGTTCAACGGGCGAGGCCACGTTGACATCGCCGGGCGAGGGTTCGATTCCTGAGATCGGCGGGTCGGCCGGGTTGAGCCCGTCGAGGACCTCCCACCAGCCGACGCCGTCCGGAATGCGGCCGATCGAGCGGTCGTCGTCGACCTGCGACCCGTCGTAGGTCACGGCGTCGACGACCGTGCCGTCGGGACGGACGAGAGCGACCGTGTCGCCGCTGTTGTTGAGCGAGAGACCGTACCTCGGGTATCCGTTCTGATCCTCCCAGTCGTAGGCCTCGTTCCCGTACACGACCGCGTAGGCCCCGGCGGCGAGCGAACCGGAGAATTCGTAGCGCCAGCTCGAGTCGGACACGGCGTCCCTGAGCCTCCAGCCCGTGATGTCGATCGGGCCGGCACCGATGTTCAGGATCTCGATCCACTCATCCTCGACCGAATGGTACTCCTCGTTCCCGTCGGACGGCGACCAGTCGACCGCCGGGTCCGGCATGAACTCATTGATCACAACCTGGGCGCAGGCCGGCGCGGCGACAGCACCCGCGAGCACGAGCACAGCAATGCGCAGCATGAACATGGTGAGCTTCTCCTGGGGAGGCGTTTCTGAGAGCCGACGGCGTCGGGGACGGCAAGGTGAGCGGGGGACGCGGCGGGGGATCTGTCCACGGCGGTGTCGGAACCGCACTGTACGCGCTGTCAGAAGCACGAAGCGTACCACCCGGGACCGGTCGTGGGACCGGGCGGCGGCCACAGGAAGAAGCCCCCCACGCCGGATGACGCGGGGGGCTCTGTTGCTTCTCTATCGACCGAGCGGGCTACTTCAGAAGCACCATCTTCCGGCTGACCATCTCGCCGCCGGCGGTCAGGCGATAGAAGTAGACGCCGCTCGCAACCTGCTCACCCGTGTCGCCACGGCCGTTCCAGACCGCGCGGTGGACGCCGCCCTCGAGGGTGCCGTCCACGAGCGTCGCGACCCTGCGGCCCGTGACGTCGTAGATCGCGAGCTCAACGTCCGTCTCGCGCGGGACGCTGAACGCGATCTCTGTGATCGGGTTGAACGGGTTCGGAGCGTTCTGCGAGAGATCGAACCTCGCGGCGGAGAGACCGTCGTCGATCCCGGCCGGATTGGCCGCGATGTCCGCGTTGTCCCTCGGCTGGATCTTGTAATCGCCGTAGCTGTACTGCACAACGCCGATCACGTAGACGTTGTCACCGATCGTCGGGACGTAGTCGTAGCTCCCAAGATCGTCGACGCGGCAGGTGTCGGCGGGAGCGCCGTTCGTGATCGCCCACTCGCCGTAGCCGAGGTCGTCGTCCTCGACGGTGCAGTCCTCAGCGTACACGAGCACGCCCTCATACTGCTCGCCGGAGACAACGTTCTGGAGCAGACCCGTCGCGATCGAGGTGGGATCGGGGATCGTCGCGCGGGATGTCACCAGCTCGGCCGCCTCGGGGAAGTGGAGCGCGAACTCGGTCTCGCCGAAGTACTCGTCCACCTGCCCGGACAGCAGCACCTCATCGCCACGCTCGAAGCTGAGCGAGCCGGTACGGTCGTAGACGAGGATGCCATTCCAGGCACCCGAGGCGTCCTGAACGTACCAGTTGTAGTCGCTGAACTCGCCAGGGGCGACCGTGACGACACCCTGGATGTTCGCGGCCAGCCCCTTGAGCGAGGACGTGTCCTCGCCGGCCGGCACGGTCTGGATGTCGGCGATGTCCAGGAGGCCGACGTAGAGGCTGTAGCTGCCGGCTGACGGCACGCGGCCGTCCATCTGGCCGTCGGAGACCTCGACGTAGTAGTAGACGCGGTCGCCGCCGGAGAAGGGACCGATATCGGCCGTCCAGGTACCCTCGTAGCGCGTCACCTCGGACATCGGAACGCCCGTGAAGGGACCCGACGACGAGAGCGCGTAGTAGAGGGTGGCCGTCGTCACAGCGACGTCGTCCGCGGCGATGCACGTGACGGTGATGGTCTCGCCCGCCTCGGGCGCCACCGGCGTGTACCGCACGGTACCGACGGTGGGAGGACCGACGATGTCGTCGTCGCTCCTGGGCTCCAGCTTGTAGTCGCTGTAGCTGTACATCAGGATGCCCCTGAGCTCGGACAGCTCGTCGAGGACCTCGGGCTCGTAGTAGTAGAAGCCGTAGTCGCCGACCCACGCGTCCTCACCGGACGAGTCACGCACGCGCCACTCGCCGTACGTGTTCGGCTCGTACGTCACGGTCACGTCGTTGAACTGGCACAGCTGGCCCTCGTAGCGCTCGGCCTCGACCGAGAGCGAGTTGGCCTGCGCCGTGGTGATCTCGGTGAACCCGTACGTCGGGTTGTCGCTCGAGTGCACGACGAGCGCTTCCGCGAAGTGCAGGTAGATCTCGGTCTCGTTGTAGTACTCGGTCACCTGACCGCAGATGGTGACGTCGTCTCCCTCGAGAATGTCGCCGTCGTAGCCGGGCGCATAGCACTTGACACCCTTGAACGGACCGGTGCCTTCGTGGAGATAGAAGTTGCTGCTCCCGAAGGCGTCGTCGCCCGCGGTGACGATGCCGCGGATGTTGACGGCCTGGCCGACGAGCGGCGAGGTGTCGCCGCCGGCCCCGACGAACTGCACGTTGTAGACCGACGTGTAGCCCACCGAGTACTGGTACGGGTCGTTCTGACCCTCGGCCGGGTAGTTGATCCCCGCGCCGAAGTCGTCGACCGCACGGACGTAGTACTTGACCTGCGAACCGGCCATCTGCGCCGGGACGCTCCCCGTATAGACCGAGTCGGGCGAGCTGGCGAAGACGCGCGCCCATCCTGTGTCGTCGACGTTGTAGTACACCATGACCGAGTCGATGACGCCGTCGTCACTGATGGTCGCGCTGATCTCGGTCGGCGTGCCGCCGGTCGGCGGGATCGGCGAGTAGCGCACGTCACGGATCCACGGCGGCGTGTTCAGCACGTTGACCGCGCCCGGCGTCGGCGCCTGGAGCGTCCAGTCGTCGATGCTCGCGTCCGAGTCGGTGCCGCTGGCGTCGCGGCCGATCGTGTTGCCGAGGAAGGGAATCTCGGGGAAGGCGTTGTCGTCGGCGCCGTCGTCGCCCGGGCAGGGGTCGGACGTGCAGATGTCCATGTCGGCGTACTCGACGAGGTCGACGAGTGTGAGGAGCGTCGCGGATGTGTAGAGGTAGACGACGTCCGCGTTCGAGTAACCGCCGCACTGGACGCCGTAGCCGTTCCCGCCGACGAGCGTGATCTCGTCCGTGTAGTACGTGGCGGGGTCGTCATCGAGCAGCGTCAGGTTGTCGACGAGAGCGCTGTCATCGTCGTACTGGAACGACGGATCGAACATCTCGAAGTCCGGATAAAAACCGAACTCCTCGAAGAAACCGTCGTCGCCGTCGGCCCCGTCCTTCGCCACGACGACGTAGCCGCCGGCCGGGATCGATGTGCCGGCGGGGAACTGCCAGCGGTCCTCGCCGCCGCAGGTCTCAGCGTACTCCGTACCGGCCAGCACCCACCCGCTGATGTCGATCGCGGAGCCGGTCGGGTTGTGGAGCTCAATGAACTCGGCGCCGTCGTAGTTTCCCGAGGGATTGGGATAGACCTCGTTCAGAACGACGTTGTTGCCTGAGGGATCCGCCATCGCGAGCCCCGCAAAGAGCACGAGACACGCAACGGCCACGAAAGACACGTTCCTCATCACTGTCTACCTCCTTGTGCATGCGCAGGGATCCCCGACGGGACCCGCAGTTCCAGAAGAGCCGCCCCGAAAAGCGGCTTCCCTGATCATCCAGATACCCATCCGCAGTGCGGGGATAGACCTCTCCATCGCCGCATGCGGCTCGCTTTCGGAGTCTCGCAAGTATAGCAGATTGTCCTTGAAATGTCCAGAGGAACGGGCTCCCTGCCACCGGCATGAACCAGCGCTCAGCGCTGACCGCCGCGCCGCGGGCGCCGTGCGTAGGAGCGCCGCGGTGCACCGTACGTCGCCGACGAGACCGCAGAAGGCCCCCGGAGAGGAGCTCCGGGGGCCTCGCTGCCTGTTTCTGACTGCTGGTCGCTCTCTACTCGTAGGGTCCCGTCTCGACCTCATCCGGCGGCTTCAGAGGCTCCATTCCCTCCATGGCCTCGGCCAGCGCGGGGTCCTTCTCGGCGGTGTCGTCCCGCTGCCAGCGGCCGTCAAGCTCGACGTTGATCGGCGTGTGCCTCTCAATGTAGTGAATGACCGCGTCCTTGATGGTCGTCGAGGTGCGCATGGTCTGATCGTCGGGAATCCCCGGAAGCATGTAGAGCCCCGCGTTCCCGGCGGCCAGGAAGTCGCTCGTCGTGACACGGTAGATCTTGTCCGGCTCCCACTGCTCGCCGCCGACCTTGAAGTGCGTGATGCGGTCGTAGTCGGGCCGCGTCTTGTTGTAGACGATCTCGGCGCCCGACATGTAGACGCCGTGATGGTCGGCGCTGACGCGGTACTCGATGATCTGCTTCAGGAGCCTCCCGCTGATCTCGTAGACAATGAGGCTGTTGCCGAACGGGAGCACGCGGAAGACCTGCCGCGGAGTGATCGGCCCCGCCGGGATCTCGTCGCGGATGCCGCCCAGGTTCGTGAATGCGAAGTCGGCGTCGGTCTCCTCGCGCATGGCGTCGCAGACGAGGTTTCCCATCCGTGTCTCGCCCTCGCCGCCGCGCGTCAGGTTGACCTCGGTGTAGCCGACCACCCGGTCCATGCCCTCCTCGGCCTCCTCGACGAAGGCCGTCACCATGGCGTCCATCTCAGGATCCGGCCAGTGCTCATCCTCGAAGAGCGTGATCAGGCCGCCGCGGATCGAGGGCAGATCGTAGCCGGCGATCGACTCGGTCTCGGGATCGATGAGGATGTCGACGTGCCCGACGCCGGAGCCGCGCCCGTACGTCTGGAAGAGCAGCGTGTGGGTCGACGGTTCCTCCCACGGCTTGTCGAAGCCCTTGTGGATGTGGCCGCCGAAGAACACGTCGATGCCTGGGACGGCGTGCGCGATCTCCATCGCGTTCGCGCCCCACTTCCCCTCTTCGAGAGGCTCGCGGACCGTCTCGCCGCGCTCCTCCTCCTCCTGGATCATCTCCTCGTATCCCTCTTCCGGATCATACGGCAGCCCCATATGTCCGGAGATGAAGACGATGTCGGCGCCCTTCTCGCGCGCCTCCTCGACATACCGCTCGGCCGTCGGGATGGCCGGCAGGAACTGCACGCCCTTGACGTGCTCGGGGAACGCCATCTGCGGCGTGTCGGTGGTGGTGAGACCGATGACCGCGACCTTGATCCCGTTGTAATCCTTCATGACGTAGGGTTCGATGAGGTCGATCTCCGTACCGTCCTCCCACCGCAGATTGGCCGAGAGCACGGGCATCTCCGACATCTCGACAAGATGCCAGAGATTCTCGATTCCCTCGTCGAAGTCGTGGTTGCCGATTGTCCAGAGGTCGATCGGAACGTGATTGAAGTACTCGATGACCGACTCGCCGTTCCTGTAGTTCCCGACCGGTGTGCCCTGGAAGATATCGCCCTGGTCGATTATCAGAACGTATCCGCCCTCCTCGCGTGCCTGCTCCCGGACCCTGTCGATGTAGGCCTTCGCCGAGGCGGCACCGCCAAGCGGCGGCGGGAACTCCGGGTTCATGAAGGTCGCGCCGGTGGGGTCGATCCCGCCGTGGATGTCGTTCGTGAAGATGACGGAGAGGCGCACCAGGCCGTCCTCGTCGGCCGCACCCGCCGGAGCGGCTGCGAGCAGGACAGCCGCGGCCACCGCGACCCACAGAGCCTGTCGTGTCATCCGGTTCCTCATCGCTTCAACTCCTCCCGTCCTCGTAGATCCCCTCGAAGGCGCCGGACGATCCCGCCGGAATCACGCGGCGGCCACATCGCCGGTCGCGTCGCCGAACGTCGGCGTTCGGACCCGGGCGCCGCGTCGGTCTCCGGGGCTGCCCCCGGGCGCGTCAACCTCTCAGAAGGTGTGCACGACCGAGACGGTCGCCCTGCTGGTCGTCTCCCTGACCCGGGCCTCGACAGTGACGAACTCCTCGTTAACGAAGTCGTAGCGCACGTCCTCGATGTCATACTCGCGGACGCCGATCTGGCCGCCCATGTCGACCCTGACACCCAGAACATCGAGTCCGAGACCGGCCGAGAAACCCGTTCTGGTCACACCGTCATCAATATAGGCCGGCTGGTAGAGAAAGCCAAAGCGGGCGAACGAGTTATCGTAGAAGCCGTGCTCCACACCCAGACGGTAGGTGATCGTGTTCTCGAAGTCGGGATCCCCGTGAAGGTCGTCCTCGAACTCGGACCACTGCGCGAACTCGACATCAAGGCTGACGGCGGTCAGGATCTCGTTCCTGGGATGGTACTCGAGGCCGACGACGAACGTCCCGGGATACTCGTACTCGAATCCTCCCTCGGACGTGTCGCCGAAGGCGCTCCGGATCTCGTAGTCGCCGTCGAGCGTATAGCCGCTCCTGTAGACGCAGGCGATATCAAGCCGGTGAAAGCGCTCGTAGAGGAAGCCGAGCGAGACCTGCGAGCCCGACATATCATCGAACTGGGACCAGGACTCGGCGTCGTCGATCTCCGAGTCCTCCGGATGGACCCATCGCTCGCGGACATCGAAACCGCCGCGAAGGAAGTCGATCCCCAGTCCCACATGCACGTCTTCGACGATCGTCTGGCCCAGCGTGACGGTCAGTGCATCGACCCCGCCGTCAGACTCGAGGAAGTAGTCCTCGATGATCCTGTCCTCGGGCTCGGCCTGGCTGTCCGGGTCGCGGTACTGCACATGGTAGTCGTAGCTCATGTCGAGCCTCGGCCGATATGTCAGCCCCACGACGGGCATCCATCGGCCCGCGTTCGGCGACCGGTACGCGACGGCGCCGATGTAGCGATCGTACAGCGCCGAGTTCAGCGCGTAGGTATTGTCGACGATGACGCCGTCGAAGCTGTCGTGCACCGGGACGTTCCTCGCCTCCTCTGCGTTGATCAGGAGGGACGAGAACCCGACCTGAAGTCCGTCGGTCTTGGCGATCAGCGCGGGGTTCATCGCCATGCCGCGCACACCGTCGGCCGACGCGAGACCCGCCTCACCCATCGCGAGCGACCTCCCGTCCGCGGGCGTGATCTCGTTGCCGTAGAGCCGCTCGGCGAGCGTGTAGCCCCAGGCGCTGCCGGCGGTCAGGAGGAGCGCGACGAGGGCCGTCACGGCCGTCGCTCGTCTCATGGTCTGCCTCCGTTCGCTTACCAGTCGCATCGTGTCATCCTCTGTCAGATTCCGTCGGTGTCTACCACGAGTAGTCGAGCTGAACGCGGAACATCGAGCCGTCGTCCCGAACGTACCACGCATCCGGCTCAGGGTTGGCCGGCGGGTCGTTCTCGTTGTACTCCCTGGCATCGACGTACGTGAGCGGGATGCCGGTGTTGTTCGTCCAGCGGACCCTGAGAGCCAGGTGGTCCGAAATGCGGTCGGAGATCGAGATCCAGTATCTGAACGCCTCGCCGTCCATCACCTCGAACTGACCGTCCTCGAAGTTCCAGAGGAAGCCGTCGTAGTAGACGGCGGACGCCGTCAGCTTCAGGTAGTCCGAGAAGTTGTGGGTGACCGTGCCGCCCAGCGCGTACGAGGGCGACCCCGCGTTGCCGTAGGGTGGATTCCCGCCGTCGGCCTCGAAGTTGTCGGTCAGCCGCGAACGCGGCGGCCACTTGATCCACGAGCGCGAGAACAGGAATTCGACCTCGTCGTAGGCCGAGAGGCGATACTCGATGCGGAACCGCGTCTCAACCTGGTCGTAGACCATCGGCGAGAGACTGTTGGAAACGAGCCGTCCCTGCCACTTGTGCCTCAGGTTCATGATGATGTTGTAGATCGGCTGGAACCGGAGCTTGAGCACGAGACGGGAGTAGTCGGACCCGTCGGCCTTGCGCTCCCACACGTCGTACTCGAAGGACGGTGTCAGCCTGTGCGAGAAGCGGTAGCGGGAGTTCAGGTAGAGGCCGCGCTCCGCCTGCGGCATGAACGAGTTCGCGTGAAGAAGGCTGTAGATCGGGTCGGCCACGTAGAAGGGATCCTCCAGGACCGTTCCCTTGAAACGGGCGTACTCCGAGAAGCCTCTGCAGTAGGGGTTCTCGAAGCCGAGGTCGTAATCCCGGTAGACGCCCAGCAGGTTGAGATTCGAGTACTGCGCGTAGCCGGTCACGACGAGCGCCTTCGGATCGTCGTCGAACTGCGAGAGCTTCCCGTCGGCATCGAGGCCGGCATACTCGCCCGCGATGACCATGTTCTCGTGGACCCACTGGAACTCGCTCCCGTAGACCCGACGGAACTTCCCGGGGCTCGTGTACGAGCTGAAGTACTCGCTGTCCATTGCGACCAGGTGGTCCTCGTCGCCGTCCGGTACCATCCAGCTGACGTCGTTCGTGCCCTCGGGGTCGTACGCGGCCTTGAAGTACTTGTTGTACCTGGCCTCGTAGCCCGAGAGGCCGACCCACGTGCCCGGACCGAACACGTACTTGACGTTCCCGCCGAGCGTCTGCTCGTGCAGCACGTCTCGCATCGGCCTTAGGCCCCCCGCCTCAAGGTCCGAGTTCTCGATGCGGGGCGTCATCACGATATACTGATTGGCGCTTCCGTCCGGATTGAGAACTGCGTCCTTCCAGTCGTCGGAGTAGAAGAGGATGCTCCTGACGGGACCCACCTCGAACTCCGCAGCGGCGCCGTTGAGCTGGAACTCCTGCGTCGGGGAGATGTCGCCGAGGATCCCCGTGTAGCGCGTGTTCCAGCCGTACCCGGTGTTTCGCGGCCTGAAGTAGTCCGTGTTCTGCATGACGAGGCCCTGGCCGAACGCGACCGAGTAGTTGCCCAGGATGATGCTGTCAAAGTCCACCGGGCCAAGGGACTGGTCCTGGAAGCTCACGTGAGCCTTTGTAGCATCGAAGTCGGTGTCGCTGCCGAAGCCGCTGTAGACCAGCGCCCCCGCCCGCATCGTCTTCCCGTAGCGCAGGCGCAGCTTGTGCTGGAAACTCGGCGGCGCGTTCTCGAGATCGAGACGGTCCCACCAGGAGTCGTACCCGTCGTACGACTCGTTCCGGTCCTCCCTCAGAATCTCGCTCTCGTCGAAGAGGCTCGGCTCGTACGAACGGAACTGGTAGCTGCCGCGGAACCCGGTCGTCTCCTCGGGCTCCTCGTAGCGAACGAAGTTCCTGGCGTTGTAGTAGCCCCAGTACGTGAGTCCGGGAACCCTGCGAAGCGCCGTCCGGTAGTCGATCTGGTTCCGTCTCGTGTAGCGATAGATCGCCGCCGCGTCGGGCGGCGAGACGTTCTGGAGGTTCGCGAGCTGGTAGTAGGACGCCGTGTTGACGTTGAACGGGTCCTTCGCCAGATCGATCCAGTGGTCGACGAGCGCCTCGTTCGCCCCCTCCTCCGCCTCCCAGCCACGGATACGGTAGTAGATCTCGTTGACCCTCTGGAGCTCCTCGTCCTCGATGGGAACCGGCTCGATGAGCACGAGCGGCTTGATGCGCTCGAACTCCTCGGCCGTCAGATCGTCGAGCGCCCTGACCTCGTAGACGCTCTCGAAGTACGCGCGGAACTCCCGGTAGTGCCAGATGGCTCGCGCCGCCTCCTCGGAGATCGGCAACTCCATGATCTCGTCGAGCGTCGCCCGGTTCAGATCGAGCTGCTCGGCGGCCGTCGCGTCAAGCGCGCCGGCGAGCCCGAACCCAATCAGCACGGCCAGGAGTCCCAGGGTGCCAACTCGTCTCATCGTTCCTCCCACGCTTCCATCGCCGCGCCGCCTTTCCTCCGGGGCGCGACCCTGTCAGACCGCCGTGCTAGAAAGAGACTCCCGCCCCGAAGTGATGCGAGCCGGGGAGCTCCGCGTGCGACGTGTAGCTGTAGTCGATCCGGACCATGCGCCAGTGGGTACCGAACCCGACGGAAAGCCGGTCCGGCTGATTCTGAAGTCCGCCGCGCAGCGTCAGATACTCCGCGATCTCGAACTCGAGTCCGAAGCACGCCCGCAGGTCCTGCGTGTCCTGCTTCTGGAACTCGAGGCTCGTCGTGACGCCTCCGTAGGGATTGTAGGCGACGCCGGCGGTGAACCAGCGGGGCAGGTCCTCGGCGTCCGGCTCACCCATCTTCGGGTTGTTGAAGTTCTTGAGGAAGAACCCGAAGCTCGTCCGCGTCCGCAGCGTGCCCATCACGCCGATGTCGAGCCCGACGGTCGTGGCATCACCAAGGTCCTCGCCCGCGAGGTCCTCGGCGCCGAACGAAAGACCGTAGAGGTTCACGGCGTAGCCGAGCGACAGCGACGAGTGCACGTCCTTCATGACGGTGAACCCGTGAGCGACGGCCAGTGTCGTCTCGCGCTCGAGGTCGACCCCGCCGTACTCGACGGCCAGAACGCGTCCGCCGACGCCGATGGTGCCGTACTTCGTCGGAACCCGCGCCGCCACCGAGCCCAGGTCCAGGAAGTCGTACCCGTAGAGATCGACGTAGCTCCCGTAGACCCCCACACCCTCCTGCTCCGCGAGCCCGGCCGGGTTCGTGAACACGGCCGTCTCATCGTCGGAGACCGCGACGAACGCTCCGCCCATGGCGCGCGCCCGGGGCGACAGATTGAGGTTGTCGAAGACGCCCGCCGCCGATGCGACCGCCGGCGTCAGAAGGAGCGCCGCGCAGAGAACCGCTCCTGCTGTTACCTTCCTCACGATGTCCTCCTTGTCCGGTCCGTTCCGCCGGATCCCTGTCATCGAGTGTCTCTCCGGATTACGCGTTCTCATATCACTCAAGCTCCCTGCCCACGACGATCGGTATGGCCGCGTCGCCGTCCGATCCGCCCGTGGTGCTCCGGGACTGAACGTGGCAGATATAGACGCCCACGGGGACCTTCAACCCCTCGTCGTCCCGCCCGTCCCAGCTGACGCGCTGCGGGCCGAGCGAGAGTCCGTCGTAGAGCGTCGCGACGCTGCGCCCCTGCAGGTCGAAGACCTGGATCGACACGTAGCTTGAGCGCGGAGCGTTGTAGGCGATCTGGATTGACTGATCAGCGTCGATGTTCAGGATCAGCCGGTCCTCGTTCTCCGTATCGACGACCAGCGACGCCTCGGCCGAAGACGAGTAGTGGGCGTCGCGGATGATCATGTCGCTCTGATACCTCGGCGCCAGCTCGTAGCCCGAGAAGTAGGGACGCGAGAGGTCGTACTGCAGGATGACCCCCTGGACCTCGACGCTGTCGCCGAGCGCGAACTCGGAGAAGTCGAGGTCGGAGAAGTTCTGGTAGACTTGGATGGAGCCGGAGCCGTCGTCGATGAAGTAGGCGAAGCCCTCGACGCTGATGACGACGCCCGAGGTCTTCACGAAGGCGCCCTCGTAGCGCTCGTCGTTGACGTCGCCCGACGGCAGATCGACGGGCTCGATGATGTCGAAGCCGCGGGCGAGCACCGTGATGACGGCGTCGTCGATCTCGGTCGTCGCGCCGGCGCCGCTCGAAGCGCTCACGTAGTCGGTCACGCTTCCCGAGGCCTTCACGAGATCACCGAAGATCGGCGGCTGCGCCACGAGACCGTTCGAATAGAGATTGATGCCCCAATCGTCCAGGCCCTGGATATACATGTTCGTGCGGTCGGGCTGGAAGACGCCCGGGGGGACGGTCGTGAACCCGACAACGGCGACCTCCTCGGTCACCATCTGTGAGAAGCCGTCGTCGTTCCACGCCTGCGTCTCGGCGATCGGCGTCGTGTCGTCGAAGTAGCCGCTGAAGGTCACCGAGGTGTCCGGGAGGGCGTTCCCGGCGACGTCATCGATGCCGGTCACGAACATCGTGTACTGCTCGTCCGGGACCTGCCGGCTCGTCGAGATGAGAACGGTTCGCCCGTCCCTCGAAAGCCAGGCGCTGTTGAGGTCGAGCGTCCGGTCGACATCGTAGCTTCCGAGGTCCTCGGCGTCGCCCTCGTCGACGGGCTCATTGAACACGACCAGCAAGAACTCGCTGCCAGCCCCCTGCACGCTCTCGACCTCCGGTGCGAGGTCGTCGGTCACGACGTTGACCTCGCCGGGTGTCGGCGTGGAGGAGAGCACGAGATCGGCGCTCGAGACGTCGGTGTCGGTCGAAAGTTCGTCCCTGCCGAGCGAGTAATGTGTGGGTGGCGGCCCCGGAACCCACGCGTCCGCTGTCCCGCCGAGGCCGGCGCCGGTGCACGCATCCGTGTCCAGGAAGACCGGGTCGCGGTACTCGACGGCGTCGACCAGGTAAGCCTTCGTGCGGTCGGAGTAGAGGTAGACCGCTTCGTAGGCCGGCGTGTTCGCGACGAGCGTCCCGTTCTCGTCGTATCCACCGACGAGCCGGATCTCTCTGCTTCCCTCCTCCGTCGAGCTCGCAACGAGGGTCAGGTTGTCGACCCCGGGCCAGTCGACGTCGCCGTACTCGGCGTCGTAGAGTTCGTAGTCGGGATTGAAGCCGAAGACGGGATTGA contains:
- a CDS encoding T9SS type A sorting domain-containing protein, with translation MRNVSFVAVACLVLFAGLAMADPSGNNVVLNEVYPNPSGNYDGAEFIELHNPTGSAIDISGWVLAGTEYAETCGGEDRWQFPAGTSIPAGGYVVVAKDGADGDDGFFEEFGFYPDFEMFDPSFQYDDDSALVDNLTLLDDDPATYYTDEITLVGGNGYGVQCGGYSNADVVYLYTSATLLTLVDLVEYADMDICTSDPCPGDDGADDNAFPEIPFLGNTIGRDASGTDSDASIDDWTLQAPTPGAVNVLNTPPWIRDVRYSPIPPTGGTPTEISATISDDGVIDSVMVYYNVDDTGWARVFASSPDSVYTGSVPAQMAGSQVKYYVRAVDDFGAGINYPAEGQNDPYQYSVGYTSVYNVQFVGAGGDTSPLVGQAVNIRGIVTAGDDAFGSSNFYLHEGTGPFKGVKCYAPGYDGDILEGDDVTICGQVTEYYNETEIYLHFAEALVVHSSDNPTYGFTEITTAQANSLSVEAERYEGQLCQFNDVTVTYEPNTYGEWRVRDSSGEDAWVGDYGFYYYEPEVLDELSELRGILMYSYSDYKLEPRSDDDIVGPPTVGTVRYTPVAPEAGETITVTCIAADDVAVTTATLYYALSSSGPFTGVPMSEVTRYEGTWTADIGPFSGGDRVYYYVEVSDGQMDGRVPSAGSYSLYVGLLDIADIQTVPAGEDTSSLKGLAANIQGVVTVAPGEFSDYNWYVQDASGAWNGILVYDRTGSLSFERGDEVLLSGQVDEYFGETEFALHFPEAAELVTSRATIPDPTSIATGLLQNVVSGEQYEGVLVYAEDCTVEDDDLGYGEWAITNGAPADTCRVDDLGSYDYVPTIGDNVYVIGVVQYSYGDYKIQPRDNADIAANPAGIDDGLSAARFDLSQNAPNPFNPITEIAFSVPRETDVELAIYDVTGRRVATLVDGTLEGGVHRAVWNGRGDTGEQVASGVYFYRLTAGGEMVSRKMVLLK
- a CDS encoding multifunctional 2',3'-cyclic-nucleotide 2'-phosphodiesterase/5'-nucleotidase/3'-nucleotidase, with protein sequence MRNRMTRQALWVAVAAAVLLAAAPAGAADEDGLVRLSVIFTNDIHGGIDPTGATFMNPEFPPPLGGAASAKAYIDRVREQAREEGGYVLIIDQGDIFQGTPVGNYRNGESVIEYFNHVPIDLWTIGNHDFDEGIENLWHLVEMSEMPVLSANLRWEDGTEIDLIEPYVMKDYNGIKVAVIGLTTTDTPQMAFPEHVKGVQFLPAIPTAERYVEEAREKGADIVFISGHMGLPYDPEEGYEEMIQEEEERGETVREPLEEGKWGANAMEIAHAVPGIDVFFGGHIHKGFDKPWEEPSTHTLLFQTYGRGSGVGHVDILIDPETESIAGYDLPSIRGGLITLFEDEHWPDPEMDAMVTAFVEEAEEGMDRVVGYTEVNLTRGGEGETRMGNLVCDAMREETDADFAFTNLGGIRDEIPAGPITPRQVFRVLPFGNSLIVYEISGRLLKQIIEYRVSADHHGVYMSGAEIVYNKTRPDYDRITHFKVGGEQWEPDKIYRVTTSDFLAAGNAGLYMLPGIPDDQTMRTSTTIKDAVIHYIERHTPINVELDGRWQRDDTAEKDPALAEAMEGMEPLKPPDEVETGPYE